From a region of the Triticum aestivum cultivar Chinese Spring chromosome 7D, IWGSC CS RefSeq v2.1, whole genome shotgun sequence genome:
- the LOC123166268 gene encoding probable trehalose-phosphate phosphatase 8 has translation MANQDVVLRPDMGGIASAAAMPGSSSRPIFACRGAASTSLRRRSGVDDDYGARSPCATSWVVQAMRASSPARSAAVDEYAAWTRKHPSALASFEQIAASAKGKQVVVFLDYDGTLSPIVADPDTAFITGEMREAVRGVAKHFPAAIVTGRCVEKVCSFVGLSELYYAGSHGMDIKGPGSNAEEVLLQPAREFLPVIAEVYEALVEKTKSTPGARVENNKFCLSVHFRCVDEKRWSPLAEQVKEVLRDYPDLRLNEGRKVLEIRPSIMWDKGKAVEFLLQSLGFDGRSDVLPLYLGDDRTDEDAFKMLRKRGHGLGILVSKCPRETDASYSLQDPTEVMEFLHRLVQWKRRRSSSSSSAMRARV, from the exons ATGGCGAACCAGGACGTGGTGCTCCGCCCGGACATGGGCGGCATAGCTTCGGCCGCGGCCATGCCGGGCTCCTCCAGCCGCCCGATCttcgcgtgccgcggcgccgcgtCGACCTCCCTGCGGCGCCGCTCCGGCGTCGACGACGACTACGGCGCCCGGTCACCCTGCGCCACAAGCTGGGTCGTCCAGGCCATGCGGGCGTCTTCGCCGGCTCGCTCCGCAGCTGTCGACGAGTACGCCGCGTGGACG AGGAAGCACCCGTCGGCTCTGGCTAGCTTCGAGCAGATCGCGGCCTCCGCCAAGGGGAAGCAGGTGGTCGTGTTCCTGGACTACGACGGCACGCTCTCGCCCATCGTCGCCGACCCCGACACGGCGTTCATCACCGGCGAG ATGCGGGAGGCGGTGCGCGGCGTTGCGAAGCACTTCCCGGCGGCGATCGTCACCGGCCGGTGCGTGGAGAAGGTGTGCAGCTTCGTAGGCCTCTCGGAGCTCTACTACGCGGGCAGCCACGGCATGGACATCAAGGGCCCAGGCTCCAAC GCGGAGGAGGTCCTCCTGCAACCTGCTCGCGAGTTCCTCCCGGTCATCGCCGAG GTCTACGAGGCTCTGGTGGAGAAGACCAAGAGCACGCCGGGGGCCAGGGTGGAGAACAACAAGTTCTGCCTCTCCGTGCACTTCCGGTGCGTAGATGAAAAG AGATGGAGTCCATTGGCCGAGCAAGTCAAGGAGGTGCTCCGGGACTACCCCGATCTCAGGCTCAACGAAGGCAGAAAG GTCCTGGAGATCCGGCCGTCCATCATGTGGGACAAGGGCAAGGCCGTGGAGTTCTTGCTCCAATCTCTGG GATTCGACGGACGCAGCGACGTCCTGCCGCTGTACCTCGGGGACGACCGCACTGACGAGGATGCTTTCAAG ATGCTGAGAAAGAGAGGTCATGGCCTCGGCATCCTTGTCTCCAAGTGCCCTAGGGAGACCGACGCCTCCTACTCTCTTCAGGACCCCACTGAG gTTATGGAGTTCCTTCACCGCTTGGTGCAGTGGAAGCGCCGgcgatcatcatcgtcatcgtcagcgATGCGCGCAAGAGTGTAG